The nucleotide window CCAACCGGGCACCGGCGAGGATTCGAGACGCCAGGGTATCCATATCCATTCCCGCGGCCAGGGCCGCTTTGGGGGCAAGACTGGTGGCGGTCATGCCCGGAGTGGTATTGATTTCGAGAATCCAGGGGCGCATTTGGTGATCCACCATGAAATCGACCCGGTACAACCCCCGGCAACCCACGGTCCGTCCCGCTTCGCGTCCCAACCGCGTCACCGTTTCCAGGACCTCCGGGCCGACGCTTTCCGGGGGAATCAGATAACGGGTGCGTCCCGCCGTGTACTTGTTGTCGTAACTGTAGAACCCTTTTTCAGGTTTGACCTCGATGACCGGCAGGGGCTGATCATCGAGGATGGCGAGGGTCAATTCGGCGCCAACCACCGCGTTTTCGACCAGAATCGCCGACGCATCCACGCCACCTTCTCCCATTTGCGCGGATTTAAACAGTATTTCCTCCAGATTTTCAAGTGTTTTAAGAAAAAAAACGCCAACCGACGATCCCGATCCGACCGGTTTGACGAAGAGTGGGGCTTCCAGGGGTTTTTTCTGCCCTTCGATCGTGTCGATCTTGCCGCCGCCGACCCGTGCAAGCATCCAGTCCGGAGTCGGCAGACCGGCGTCGCGCAGCAGTCTTTTGCACAAAACCTTGTCCATGCAGATGGCCGATGCCGCGATTCCCGAACCGGTGTACGGGATTTCCAGGGTTTCCAGAAGTCCCTGGACTGCCCCATCCTCGCCGCCAGGTCCATGGAGGGCCAACACCGCAGTTTGAATATTCCTCTCCAGCAGTGTTCGTGCCAAGGCTTTCCAGGAATCGATTTCAATGGGAATGACCGGAATTCCCAGGCGTTGATAACTGGCGACCAGATTTCTGCCGCTTTTCAGGCTGATTTCCCGTTCCCGGGAACGGCCTCCCATGAGAACGGCAATGTTGCCCTGGGGCGGGGATGAATGGTTGTGCTCCATGGATCTCTCGTGTTTTCGGTTGGTGGTGGATCGGCGTCCTTCAAGGTCAGAGGGGTTCGGGTCCGGTGGGGCCGAGAAATCCGATTTCGGTATCGAGGCGAATGCCCGAATGGGCGAAAACGGCGTTGCGAACCTTTTGGATCAGGGCGACCATGTCGGTGGCGGTGGCTTTGCCGGTATTGACCAGGAAATTGCAGTGTTTCTCGGCGACCCGGGCATCGCCGATGGCGACACCGCGCATGCCGGCGGCATCGATGAGTTTCCAGGCCGCGGGGCCATCGGGTGGGTTCTTGAAGGTGCTGCCGGCGGATGGAAGGTTCAGGGGTTGGGCGCGGCGGCGTTGGTGATTGTGATGACGCATGGTTTGGCGGATGGTATCGGGATCTTCGGGACGAAGACGGAAGCGGGCCGAAACAAAGATCCATCCTTGAGGGAGCGCGGTATGCCGATAGCTCATGTCAAGGTCGGCGGGCGTCATGAGATGCCGCTCGCCATCGGGATCCAGCAGAAGGGCGTCGA belongs to Magnetococcales bacterium and includes:
- a CDS encoding D-alanine--D-alanine ligase, translated to MEHNHSSPPQGNIAVLMGGRSREREISLKSGRNLVASYQRLGIPVIPIEIDSWKALARTLLERNIQTAVLALHGPGGEDGAVQGLLETLEIPYTGSGIAASAICMDKVLCKRLLRDAGLPTPDWMLARVGGGKIDTIEGQKKPLEAPLFVKPVGSGSSVGVFFLKTLENLEEILFKSAQMGEGGVDASAILVENAVVGAELTLAILDDQPLPVIEVKPEKGFYSYDNKYTAGRTRYLIPPESVGPEVLETVTRLGREAGRTVGCRGLYRVDFMVDHQMRPWILEINTTPGMTATSLAPKAALAAGMDMDTLASRILAGARLDRCCTGC
- the murB gene encoding UDP-N-acetylmuramate dehydrogenase; this encodes MPSPVPPPPGRSGHMREQVALADRTTLKIGGPARWLVSFRDIEELSSFWRTLHPETPRFILGGGSNLLVGDSGFQGVILDMTRGFARIQLERPSRTDAPEAVVTALSGTSTRALAHAARRLGLGGAEFLAGIPGSVGGALVMNAGAHGHELKDILIDALLLDPDGERHLMTPADLDMSYRHTALPQGWIFVSARFRLRPEDPDTIRQTMRHHNHQRRRAQPLNLPSAGSTFKNPPDGPAAWKLIDAAGMRGVAIGDARVAEKHCNFLVNTGKATATDMVALIQKVRNAVFAHSGIRLDTEIGFLGPTGPEPL